The following coding sequences lie in one Oncorhynchus gorbuscha isolate QuinsamMale2020 ecotype Even-year linkage group LG10, OgorEven_v1.0, whole genome shotgun sequence genomic window:
- the LOC124045307 gene encoding stathmin-4-like isoform X2: protein MTLAAYRDKMRELPLASIFCSCILPEPKEKPTKKEGVVDLNLCIIRDMEVIELNKRRSGQAFEVILKPPSFDGGPNTFAITPPRREPSLEEIQRKLDAAEERRKCQEAELLKHLAEKREHEREVAQKALEEHNSFIRLAKERLELRMEHNKEKREAHLAAMLERLQEKDKHAVEVS from the exons ATGACTCTTgcag CATACAGAGACAAGATGCGGGAGCTCCCTCTGGCGTCCATCTTCTGTTCCTGCATCCTACCTGAACCCAAAGAAAAGCCCACCAAGAAAGAAG GTGTGGTGGACCTGAACCTGTGCATCATCAGGGATATGGAGGTGATTGAGCTGAACAAGAGAAGGTCCGGCCAGGCCTTCGAGGTCATCCTGAAGCCACCCTCATTCGACGGGGGTCCGAACACCTTCGCCATCACACCCCCACGCAGGGAGCCCTCCCTGGAGGAGATCCAGAGGAAGCTGGACGccgcggaggagaggagaaag TGCCAGGAGGCTGAGCTGCTGAAGCACTTGGCAGAAAAGCGGGAACATGAGCGCGAGGTGGCCCAGAAGGCCCTGGAGGAACACAACAGCTTTATCCGGCTGGCCAAGGAGCGGCTGGAGCTGCGCATGGAGCACAACAAGGAGAAACGGGAGGCACACCTGGCCGCCATGCTGGAACGCCTGCAGGAGAAG GACAAGCACGCTGTGGAG GTGTCATGA
- the LOC124045307 gene encoding stathmin-4-like isoform X1, with amino-acid sequence MTLAAYRDKMRELPLASIFCSCILPEPKEKPTKKEGVVDLNLCIIRDMEVIELNKRRSGQAFEVILKPPSFDGGPNTFAITPPRREPSLEEIQRKLDAAEERRKCQEAELLKHLAEKREHEREVAQKALEEHNSFIRLAKERLELRMEHNKEKREAHLAAMLERLQEKDKHAVEVRKNREHKEESG; translated from the exons ATGACTCTTgcag CATACAGAGACAAGATGCGGGAGCTCCCTCTGGCGTCCATCTTCTGTTCCTGCATCCTACCTGAACCCAAAGAAAAGCCCACCAAGAAAGAAG GTGTGGTGGACCTGAACCTGTGCATCATCAGGGATATGGAGGTGATTGAGCTGAACAAGAGAAGGTCCGGCCAGGCCTTCGAGGTCATCCTGAAGCCACCCTCATTCGACGGGGGTCCGAACACCTTCGCCATCACACCCCCACGCAGGGAGCCCTCCCTGGAGGAGATCCAGAGGAAGCTGGACGccgcggaggagaggagaaag TGCCAGGAGGCTGAGCTGCTGAAGCACTTGGCAGAAAAGCGGGAACATGAGCGCGAGGTGGCCCAGAAGGCCCTGGAGGAACACAACAGCTTTATCCGGCTGGCCAAGGAGCGGCTGGAGCTGCGCATGGAGCACAACAAGGAGAAACGGGAGGCACACCTGGCCGCCATGCTGGAACGCCTGCAGGAGAAG GACAAGCACGCTGTGGAGGTGAGGAAAAACAGAGAGCACAAGGaggagagcgggtag